Proteins encoded in a region of the Pseudomonas sp. GOM7 genome:
- a CDS encoding triphosphoribosyl-dephospho-CoA synthase, with product MNALTAIQPQLSLGDWLADLAVDALIDEADLSPKPGLVDRRGSGAHTDLHLGLMHASALALWPSFKAMAEAAQQRGEIGLQLREDVGRIGREGEVEMLRVTGGVNTHRGAIWALGLLSSAAALDVNMLAPAQVALRAARLALLNDRAAPVTGDSHGAQVCRLYGVHGAREEAQLGFPAVIQQALPQLARSRAAGAGEQNARLDALLAIMTQLADTCVLYRAGMAGLTSMQSGARAVLAAGGCASLDGRRLLRELERDMLHLRASPGGAADLLAATLFLDRLQHGLPAQLGSL from the coding sequence ATGAATGCACTGACTGCAATTCAGCCCCAGCTTTCATTAGGGGATTGGCTGGCCGACCTGGCGGTCGACGCGCTGATCGACGAGGCCGACCTGTCGCCCAAACCCGGGCTGGTCGACCGGCGTGGCAGCGGCGCGCACACCGATCTGCACCTGGGCCTGATGCACGCCTCGGCGCTGGCCCTGTGGCCCAGCTTCAAAGCCATGGCCGAGGCCGCCCAGCAGCGTGGCGAGATCGGTCTACAGCTACGTGAAGACGTGGGCCGCATCGGTCGCGAAGGCGAAGTGGAGATGCTGCGCGTTACTGGCGGCGTCAACACTCATCGTGGTGCGATCTGGGCGCTCGGCTTGCTCAGCAGCGCAGCGGCGCTGGACGTGAACATGCTTGCGCCCGCACAGGTCGCCCTGCGCGCCGCACGCTTGGCGCTGCTCAACGACCGCGCTGCTCCCGTCACCGGCGACAGCCATGGCGCCCAGGTCTGCCGTCTGTACGGCGTGCATGGCGCCCGTGAGGAAGCGCAGCTTGGCTTCCCCGCGGTGATCCAGCAGGCGCTGCCACAACTGGCGCGCAGCCGCGCTGCCGGGGCAGGGGAGCAGAACGCCCGCCTTGATGCGCTGCTGGCGATCATGACCCAACTGGCCGACACCTGCGTGCTGTACCGCGCCGGCATGGCCGGGCTGACCAGCATGCAGAGCGGCGCCCGCGCGGTGCTCGCCGCCGGCGGTTGCGCCAGCCTCGACGGTCGCCGCCTGCTGCGCGAGCTGGAGCGCGACATGCTGCACCTGCGTGCCTCGCCTGGCGGCGCTGCCGATCTGCTCGCCGCCACCCTGTTCCTCGACCGCCTGCAGCATGGCCTGCCGGCGCAGCTTGGGAGTCTGTGA
- a CDS encoding malonate decarboxylase subunit delta: METLSFQFPAGQPAQGRALVGCVGSGDLEVLLEPGQAGTLAIEVVTSVNGSAPRWQLLFERMFAEQPVPALNIAIHDFGATPGVVRLRLEQGLEELNHG, translated from the coding sequence ATGGAAACCCTGTCTTTTCAATTCCCCGCCGGGCAACCGGCCCAGGGTCGCGCGCTGGTGGGTTGCGTCGGTTCCGGCGACCTGGAAGTGCTGCTCGAACCCGGCCAGGCCGGCACCCTGGCCATTGAAGTGGTCACCTCGGTCAACGGCAGCGCGCCACGCTGGCAACTGTTGTTCGAGCGCATGTTCGCTGAGCAACCAGTCCCGGCGCTGAACATCGCCATCCACGATTTCGGCGCCACCCCCGGCGTGGTGCGCCTGCGCCTGGAACAGGGCCTGGAGGAACTGAACCATGGCTGA
- a CDS encoding biotin-independent malonate decarboxylase subunit beta: MAEQNIQRLLAQRSFTELGARERARALLDAGSFRELLDPFARLMSPWLPKQGIVPQADDGVVVAKGLIDGQPAVAIAIEGAFQGGSLGEVGGAKIAGALELAAEDNRNGTPTRAVLLLETGGVRLQEANLGLAAIAEIQAAIVELRQYQPVIGLVAGPVGCFGGMSIAAGLCSYLLVTREARLGLNGPQVIEQEAGIEEYDSRDRPFIWSLTGGEQRHASGLVDGYVSDDVDAIRRELHGLFAKGKPTQERSRRHAWFLQRLHAVDTSIQADAAAVRNAYQGA; encoded by the coding sequence ATGGCTGAGCAGAATATCCAGCGCCTTTTGGCGCAGCGCAGTTTCACCGAGCTGGGTGCCCGTGAGCGGGCTCGCGCACTGCTCGATGCCGGCAGCTTCCGCGAGTTGCTCGATCCCTTTGCCCGGCTGATGTCGCCCTGGCTGCCCAAGCAGGGCATCGTGCCCCAGGCCGATGACGGCGTGGTGGTGGCCAAGGGGCTGATCGATGGTCAGCCGGCCGTGGCGATTGCCATCGAAGGTGCCTTCCAGGGCGGCAGCCTCGGCGAAGTGGGCGGCGCGAAGATTGCCGGCGCCCTGGAGCTGGCGGCTGAAGATAATCGCAACGGCACACCGACCCGCGCCGTGCTGCTGCTGGAAACCGGTGGCGTGCGCCTGCAGGAAGCCAACCTGGGTCTGGCAGCCATCGCCGAGATCCAGGCTGCCATCGTCGAGCTGCGCCAGTACCAACCGGTGATCGGCCTGGTCGCCGGCCCGGTCGGCTGTTTCGGCGGCATGTCCATCGCCGCCGGGCTGTGCAGCTACCTGCTGGTCACCCGCGAGGCGCGCCTGGGGCTCAACGGCCCGCAGGTGATCGAGCAGGAAGCGGGCATCGAGGAGTACGACTCGCGTGACCGCCCGTTTATCTGGAGCCTCACCGGCGGTGAGCAGCGCCACGCCAGCGGCCTGGTCGACGGCTACGTGAGTGATGACGTCGATGCCATTCGCCGCGAGCTGCACGGCCTGTTCGCCAAGGGCAAACCGACTCAGGAGCGCAGCCGGCGCCACGCCTGGTTCCTGCAGCGCCTGCACGCCGTCGACACCTCGATTCAGGCCGATGCCGCTGCCGTGCGCAACGCTTACCAGGGAGCATGA
- the mdcE gene encoding biotin-independent malonate decarboxylase subunit gamma has product MTTAQQQRGPHWFQALAGNAQPLQGLPASLRVADGELAGQAVRYLAVIADPSNPFPRARNGEVGLLEGWGLAQAVDEAIEADRDQAHKRALIAIVDVPSQAYGRREEAYGIHQALAGAVDAYARARLAGHAVIGLLVGKAMSGAFLAHGYQANRLIALRDAGVMVHAMGKAAAARITLRSVDELEALAASVPPMAYDLDNYASLGLLADVLDVEQATQPTSADLARVQEALGRALADIAGSPRDLRNRLGAANRAASSQVREALRAQW; this is encoded by the coding sequence ATGACAACTGCTCAGCAACAACGTGGTCCGCACTGGTTCCAGGCCCTGGCCGGCAATGCTCAGCCGCTGCAAGGGCTGCCTGCCTCGCTGCGGGTGGCCGATGGCGAGCTGGCCGGCCAGGCGGTGCGCTATCTGGCCGTGATCGCCGATCCCAGCAATCCATTCCCCCGCGCCCGTAACGGTGAGGTTGGCCTGCTCGAAGGCTGGGGGCTGGCGCAGGCCGTGGATGAGGCCATCGAGGCCGACCGCGACCAGGCGCACAAGCGCGCGCTGATCGCCATCGTCGACGTGCCCAGCCAGGCCTATGGCCGCCGCGAGGAAGCCTACGGCATTCATCAGGCGCTGGCCGGCGCGGTGGACGCCTATGCCCGTGCCCGCCTTGCCGGCCATGCAGTGATCGGTCTGCTGGTGGGCAAGGCCATGTCCGGCGCCTTTCTCGCCCACGGCTACCAGGCCAACCGCCTGATCGCCCTGCGCGATGCTGGGGTGATGGTGCATGCCATGGGCAAGGCCGCTGCCGCGCGCATCACCCTGCGCAGCGTCGACGAGCTGGAGGCGCTGGCCGCCAGCGTGCCGCCCATGGCTTATGACCTCGACAACTACGCCTCGCTTGGCTTGCTGGCTGACGTGCTCGATGTCGAGCAGGCGACGCAGCCGACCAGCGCCGATCTGGCTCGCGTGCAGGAGGCCCTGGGCCGCGCCCTGGCCGATATCGCCGGCAGCCCGCGCGATCTGCGTAACCGTCTGGGCGCCGCCAATCGCGCGGCCTCCTCGCAGGTACGTGAGGCCTTGCGCGCGCAGTGGTGA
- a CDS encoding malonate decarboxylase holo-ACP synthase: MHPTPRPHDLLWGLLPEHLPQEAPAWACAALGGHVPVVVRRAPAEPGWVAVGIRGAAREQRYATWMRLSDISRLVSPQAVARAGRWRNHAQPHWPALRALSQLAPRLDDLGLAWGVTGSLGFELASGIAAAHADSDLDLLLRAPEPVSRAEARAFCMLLDEAPGRIDLQLETPYGAVALREWAGDSSRVLLKTLDGPLLVRDPWQTQQVAA, encoded by the coding sequence ATGCACCCCACACCCCGTCCACATGATCTGCTCTGGGGCCTGCTTCCTGAGCATCTGCCGCAGGAGGCGCCGGCCTGGGCTTGCGCCGCCCTGGGCGGGCATGTGCCGGTGGTGGTGCGGCGTGCTCCCGCCGAGCCCGGCTGGGTGGCGGTCGGCATACGTGGCGCGGCGCGTGAGCAGCGCTATGCCACCTGGATGCGCCTGAGTGATATCAGCCGCCTGGTCAGCCCGCAGGCGGTCGCCCGTGCCGGCCGCTGGCGCAATCATGCTCAGCCTCATTGGCCGGCATTACGCGCGCTGAGCCAATTGGCGCCACGTCTCGACGACCTCGGCCTGGCCTGGGGTGTCACCGGCAGCCTGGGCTTCGAGCTGGCCAGCGGCATTGCTGCCGCGCATGCGGACAGCGATCTCGACCTGCTGCTGCGCGCGCCCGAGCCGGTTTCGCGGGCCGAAGCGCGGGCATTTTGCATGTTGCTGGACGAGGCGCCAGGGCGTATCGACCTGCAACTGGAAACCCCGTACGGCGCCGTGGCGCTGCGAGAATGGGCCGGCGACTCGTCGCGCGTATTGCTGAAAACCCTGGACGGCCCGCTGCTGGTTCGCGACCCCTGGCAAACGCAGCAGGTGGCGGCATGA
- the mdcH gene encoding malonate decarboxylase subunit epsilon yields the protein MSTLWAFPGQGAQQPGMLQALPDAPVVQACIEQASAALGEDVRLLDSAEALRDTRAVQLCLLIAGVAAARLLGACGHRPDYVAGLSIGAYAAAVVAGALDFADAARLVALRGELMQRAYPTGYGMTAILGLDQASVDRLLADAEGPVYLANINAETQFVIAGSDAAMARVAERARVLGAGCARRLAMSVPSHCELLDAPAHKLAAAFTRIELRAPQVRYLSSSSARLIRDPETLRDDLAYNMSRVVDWQATLVTAYERGVRLHLELPPGSVLTGLARRVFEPGQAIAFSGARLDTLDAMLRQEVSRDR from the coding sequence ATGAGCACGCTCTGGGCCTTTCCCGGCCAGGGCGCGCAGCAGCCCGGTATGCTCCAGGCGTTGCCCGATGCACCGGTGGTGCAGGCCTGTATCGAGCAGGCCAGCGCCGCCCTGGGCGAAGATGTGCGCCTGCTGGATTCGGCCGAGGCCCTGCGCGACACGCGCGCCGTGCAACTCTGCCTGTTGATCGCCGGTGTGGCCGCCGCGCGTCTGCTGGGTGCATGCGGCCATCGCCCGGACTATGTTGCCGGCCTGTCCATCGGCGCCTATGCCGCTGCCGTGGTGGCCGGCGCGCTGGATTTTGCCGATGCCGCACGTTTGGTCGCCTTGCGTGGCGAGCTGATGCAGCGTGCCTATCCCACTGGCTACGGCATGACCGCCATCCTCGGTCTCGACCAGGCCAGCGTCGATCGCCTGCTGGCCGACGCCGAAGGCCCGGTGTACCTGGCCAATATCAATGCCGAAACCCAGTTTGTCATTGCCGGCAGCGATGCCGCCATGGCCAGGGTGGCCGAGCGCGCCCGCGTGCTCGGCGCCGGCTGCGCCAGGCGCCTGGCCATGAGCGTGCCGTCGCACTGCGAGCTGCTCGATGCGCCGGCCCACAAGTTGGCCGCCGCCTTTACCCGCATCGAATTGCGCGCGCCGCAGGTGCGCTACCTGAGCAGCAGCTCGGCGCGGCTGATCCGTGACCCCGAAACCTTGCGCGACGACCTGGCTTACAACATGAGCCGCGTCGTCGACTGGCAGGCCACGCTCGTCACCGCCTATGAGCGCGGCGTGCGCCTGCATCTGGAACTGCCTCCCGGCAGCGTGCTGACCGGCCTTGCCCGCCGCGTCTTTGAACCCGGCCAGGCCATCGCCTTCAGCGGTGCCCGTCTGGATACACTCGACGCCATGTTGCGTCAGGAGGTGAGCCGCGACCGCTGA
- the madL gene encoding malonate transporter subunit MadL: protein MIIYGVAFLAFCTLAGIFIGELLGKLIGVPANVGGVGIAMMLLIFLGSYLNKRGLFTGKSEQGVEFWSAIYIPIVVAMAAQQNVYGALKGGPMAILAGTAAVVIGFALVPALSRIGQKKPETDAAPSLTKAPR, encoded by the coding sequence ATGATCATCTACGGTGTCGCCTTTCTGGCGTTCTGCACCCTGGCAGGCATCTTCATCGGTGAACTGCTGGGCAAACTCATCGGCGTGCCCGCCAACGTCGGCGGTGTCGGCATCGCCATGATGCTGCTGATTTTCCTCGGCAGTTACCTGAACAAACGCGGCCTGTTCACCGGCAAGTCGGAACAGGGCGTGGAGTTCTGGAGCGCCATCTACATCCCCATCGTAGTCGCCATGGCCGCCCAGCAGAACGTCTACGGTGCGCTCAAGGGGGGCCCGATGGCGATTCTCGCCGGTACCGCTGCGGTGGTTATCGGCTTCGCCTTGGTGCCGGCACTGAGCCGTATCGGGCAAAAGAAGCCTGAAACCGATGCCGCCCCCTCCCTGACCAAAGCGCCACGGTGA
- the madM gene encoding malonate transporter subunit MadM has product MYESLMKVITGYGLLSGFAIIGITMWVSYWISDKFTKGRLHGSAIAILLGLLLSYIGGVYTGGQKGLVDIPLFAGIGLLGGAMLRDFAIVATGFGVSVEELKRAGFAGVLALFVGVFTSFIAGVAVAMAFGYTDVVSLTTIGTGAVTYIVGPVTGAAIGASSDVMALSIAAGLIKAILVMVATPFVAPYIGLNNPRSAVIFGGLMGTSSGVAGGLAATDPKLVPYGCLTAAFYTALGCLLGPSLLYFLMRGLLG; this is encoded by the coding sequence ATGTACGAATCTTTGATGAAGGTCATCACCGGCTACGGCCTGCTCAGCGGCTTCGCCATCATCGGCATCACCATGTGGGTGTCGTACTGGATTTCCGACAAGTTCACCAAGGGGCGCCTGCACGGCTCGGCCATCGCCATCCTGCTCGGGTTGTTGCTGTCCTATATCGGCGGGGTCTATACGGGTGGGCAGAAGGGCCTGGTGGATATCCCGCTGTTCGCCGGCATCGGCCTGCTCGGCGGCGCCATGCTGCGCGACTTTGCCATTGTCGCCACCGGCTTCGGCGTCAGCGTCGAGGAACTCAAGCGCGCAGGGTTCGCCGGAGTGCTGGCGCTGTTCGTCGGGGTGTTCACCTCCTTCATCGCCGGTGTGGCGGTGGCCATGGCCTTCGGCTACACCGACGTGGTCAGCCTCACCACCATCGGCACCGGCGCGGTGACCTATATCGTCGGCCCGGTGACGGGGGCTGCCATCGGTGCCAGCTCCGACGTGATGGCGCTGTCGATTGCCGCCGGGCTGATCAAGGCGATTCTGGTGATGGTGGCCACGCCCTTCGTCGCTCCCTATATCGGCCTGAACAACCCGCGTAGCGCGGTGATCTTCGGCGGCCTGATGGGCACCTCCAGCGGCGTGGCCGGCGGCCTGGCGGCCACCGATCCCAAGCTGGTGCCCTATGGCTGCCTGACCGCAGCCTTCTACACCGCCCTGGGCTGCCTGCTTGGCCCATCCTTACTCTACTTTCTGATGCGCGGCCTTCTGGGCTGA
- a CDS encoding RraA family protein yields the protein MSIGFRVLSASRKVSAEWVERFRNVPVACVSDSMNRMTAGGSRLRPMHGGGVLAGPALTVKARPGDNLMLHYALDIAEPGDVVVVDAGGDLSNALIGEMMVAYAATRGVAGIVINGAIRDAAAIRAGDFPMFAAGITHRGPYKDGPGEINVSIAIDGMVIEPGDLVIGDDDGLLCVPYDEVAGVYERADAKNRAEIAQLERITAGQNDRSWVIESLRQKGCQLPE from the coding sequence ATGTCCATCGGATTCAGGGTTCTGTCTGCCAGTCGCAAAGTCAGCGCGGAGTGGGTCGAGCGTTTCCGCAACGTCCCCGTCGCCTGCGTCAGCGACTCGATGAACCGGATGACCGCCGGCGGCTCACGCCTGCGTCCGATGCACGGCGGCGGCGTTCTGGCCGGCCCGGCTCTGACGGTCAAGGCCCGTCCGGGTGACAACCTGATGCTGCACTACGCCCTGGATATCGCCGAGCCCGGCGATGTGGTGGTGGTGGATGCTGGCGGCGACCTGAGCAACGCCCTGATCGGTGAAATGATGGTGGCTTATGCCGCCACGCGCGGAGTTGCCGGCATCGTCATCAACGGCGCGATCCGTGATGCCGCCGCCATCCGCGCGGGTGACTTCCCGATGTTCGCTGCTGGCATCACCCACCGTGGCCCTTACAAGGACGGCCCGGGCGAAATCAACGTGTCAATCGCCATCGACGGCATGGTCATCGAACCGGGCGATCTGGTCATAGGTGACGACGACGGCCTGCTGTGCGTGCCCTACGACGAAGTGGCCGGGGTCTACGAGCGCGCCGACGCCAAGAACCGCGCGGAAATCGCTCAGCTCGAACGCATCACTGCCGGCCAGAACGACCGTAGCTGGGTGATCGAGTCGCTGCGTCAGAAAGGCTGCCAACTGCCTGAATGA
- the dctP gene encoding TRAP transporter substrate-binding protein DctP, protein MGFAKNYLLSSLLLIGSTATGVAHAANWTGYTYSAVSTTAAVQGMERISQRIDKETDGDLSITLHLGKTLQISSTDITQAAGDGIVDFAADLFFSGNVQIARILNLPMLINNEEEWDKAYKIMQPYLKAGFAKQGVTYLGSYRYPQQTLFTRFEMHALSDLAGRKIRVTSPEQGAFVEAFGGSAITLTGTDVPSALERGVIDGVLTASAGGAKNWHEFLPNNYRLPVNYAFSALIANRDSYEDLSDATREKLDAIVSDEIVKIDQGFVEDEALQKQSQAKAGMKIVEVDAATIAAAQQKLAPFWHEWAKGAGADYEKILGEVLQALGK, encoded by the coding sequence ATGGGATTCGCCAAGAACTATCTGCTTTCCAGCCTGCTGCTGATCGGTAGTACCGCCACCGGTGTGGCGCATGCTGCCAACTGGACCGGCTACACCTATTCCGCCGTTTCCACCACTGCCGCCGTGCAGGGCATGGAGCGGATTTCCCAGCGTATCGACAAGGAAACCGATGGCGACCTGTCGATCACCCTGCACCTGGGCAAGACTCTGCAGATTTCCTCCACCGACATCACCCAGGCTGCCGGTGATGGCATCGTCGATTTTGCCGCCGACCTGTTCTTCTCCGGCAACGTGCAGATCGCGCGCATCCTCAACCTGCCCATGCTGATCAACAACGAAGAGGAGTGGGACAAGGCCTACAAGATCATGCAGCCCTACCTCAAGGCAGGTTTCGCCAAGCAGGGCGTGACCTACCTGGGCAGCTATCGCTACCCGCAGCAGACTCTGTTCACCCGCTTCGAGATGCACGCGCTGAGCGATCTGGCCGGGCGCAAGATTCGCGTCACTTCGCCGGAGCAGGGGGCCTTCGTCGAGGCTTTCGGCGGCTCGGCGATCACCCTGACCGGCACCGATGTGCCCAGCGCCCTGGAGCGTGGCGTGATCGATGGCGTGCTGACCGCCAGCGCCGGTGGGGCGAAGAACTGGCATGAGTTCCTGCCGAACAACTACCGTCTGCCGGTCAACTACGCCTTCAGCGCGCTGATCGCCAACCGGGACTCCTACGAGGATCTGTCCGACGCCACCCGCGAGAAACTCGATGCCATCGTCAGCGACGAGATCGTCAAGATCGACCAGGGCTTCGTCGAGGACGAAGCGCTGCAGAAGCAGAGCCAGGCCAAGGCCGGTATGAAGATCGTCGAGGTCGATGCCGCGACCATCGCCGCCGCTCAGCAGAAGCTGGCGCCGTTCTGGCATGAATGGGCGAAAGGTGCCGGTGCCGATTACGAGAAAATCCTCGGCGAAGTGCTGCAAGCCCTCGGTAAGTAA
- a CDS encoding TRAP transporter small permease, translating into MSEVHLHAGQPISAGRVFDGVATMVRCITGLALVLLVLLVCAEIVARFFFNHSLKVVEELAGYLVVGLTLFGASLSLRSNSLFQVGFVLHALSAGLQRLFNLCFQLVSLGVCGVLIWQTFKLVMSSYARGNVAPTTLMTPLWLPQLLVPLGLLMIALFIVEHLIVTLRGGRVD; encoded by the coding sequence ATGAGCGAAGTTCATCTGCATGCTGGTCAGCCGATATCGGCTGGCCGCGTATTCGACGGCGTGGCGACGATGGTGCGCTGCATCACCGGGCTGGCGCTGGTACTGCTGGTACTGCTGGTGTGCGCGGAGATCGTGGCGCGCTTCTTCTTCAACCATTCGCTGAAGGTCGTGGAAGAGCTGGCGGGTTACCTCGTCGTCGGCCTCACGTTGTTCGGTGCCAGCCTCAGCTTGCGTAGCAACAGCCTGTTCCAGGTCGGTTTTGTCCTGCATGCGCTGTCGGCCGGGCTGCAACGCCTGTTCAACCTGTGTTTCCAGCTAGTCTCGCTGGGCGTCTGCGGCGTGCTGATCTGGCAGACCTTCAAGCTGGTCATGAGCTCCTACGCCCGCGGCAACGTGGCGCCCACCACGCTGATGACTCCGCTGTGGCTACCGCAGTTGCTGGTACCGCTGGGCCTGCTGATGATCGCTCTGTTCATCGTCGAGCACCTGATCGTCACGTTGCGCGGCGGGAGGGTCGACTGA
- a CDS encoding TRAP transporter large permease codes for MDAAIAFIVLLVLIIGGLWVQFAVGAAALVYLFLFKGVAGWKALGLVSWGSANSFTLAAIPLFIFMAEILLASGLSGRLYNGIAPFVKRLPGGLLHTNIVGSGVFAAVAGGSAPTAAAMSTVALPALSARGYNRRLVAGSLAAGGTLGILIPPSITMIIYATFTETSIAKLFAAGLVPGILLGACYSLLIMARAIANPNLVPRDTQKREWRDYLHALGDVFPFGLLIMMILGSIYSGMATPTEAGALGVVGAMLIAALYRRLNLAMLSEALSRTLLMSGNVLFIVFISMIFAYATALSGVGEQLVDWVSHAGLSKLGLLLILMLVFAILGCFMEGLGMIAIIVPVIFPTLMAMGVDPIWFGIFVVVLVELGQLTPPLGVILFVVAGSDSETKVEDVVMGVLPFFGIILAFLLLLIGVPDIALWLPNLTAGG; via the coding sequence ATGGATGCTGCCATCGCTTTCATCGTGCTGCTGGTGTTGATCATCGGTGGCCTGTGGGTGCAGTTCGCGGTCGGTGCCGCGGCGCTGGTCTATCTCTTTCTGTTCAAGGGTGTCGCTGGCTGGAAGGCCCTCGGCCTGGTCAGTTGGGGCTCGGCCAACAGCTTCACCCTGGCAGCCATTCCGCTGTTCATCTTCATGGCCGAGATACTCCTGGCCAGCGGTCTCAGCGGGCGTCTGTACAACGGCATTGCGCCCTTCGTGAAGCGTCTGCCTGGCGGCCTGCTGCATACCAATATCGTCGGCAGCGGGGTGTTCGCTGCCGTGGCCGGCGGCAGCGCGCCGACGGCGGCGGCGATGTCCACCGTGGCCCTGCCGGCGCTGTCGGCACGTGGCTACAACCGGCGCCTGGTGGCGGGTTCGCTGGCGGCTGGCGGCACCTTGGGGATCCTCATTCCGCCGTCGATCACCATGATCATCTACGCCACCTTCACCGAAACCTCGATCGCCAAGCTGTTCGCGGCGGGCCTGGTGCCGGGCATTCTGCTGGGCGCCTGCTACAGCCTGCTGATCATGGCGCGGGCCATCGCCAACCCGAACCTGGTGCCGCGCGACACGCAAAAGCGCGAGTGGCGCGACTACCTGCATGCCTTGGGCGACGTGTTTCCCTTCGGCCTGCTGATCATGATGATCCTGGGCAGCATCTACAGCGGGATGGCGACACCGACCGAAGCCGGTGCCCTGGGCGTGGTCGGCGCCATGCTGATCGCCGCGCTCTACCGGCGCCTGAACCTGGCGATGCTGAGCGAGGCGCTGTCGCGCACCCTGCTGATGAGCGGCAACGTGCTGTTCATCGTGTTCATCTCGATGATCTTCGCCTATGCCACTGCGCTGTCCGGTGTGGGTGAGCAACTGGTCGACTGGGTGTCCCATGCCGGGCTGTCCAAGCTGGGTCTGCTGCTGATCCTGATGCTGGTGTTCGCCATCCTCGGCTGCTTCATGGAAGGCCTGGGGATGATCGCCATCATCGTGCCGGTGATCTTCCCCACCCTGATGGCCATGGGCGTGGATCCGATCTGGTTCGGCATCTTCGTGGTGGTGCTGGTCGAGCTGGGTCAGTTGACCCCGCCGCTGGGGGTGATTCTCTTCGTGGTGGCCGGCTCGGACTCCGAGACCAAGGTGGAGGACGTGGTGATGGGCGTGCTGCCGTTCTTCGGCATCATCCTGGCCTTCCTGCTGCTGCTCATCGGGGTGCCCGATATCGCCCTGTGGCTGCCCAATCTGACCGCCGGAGGTTGA
- a CDS encoding SMP-30/gluconolactonase/LRE family protein, protein MAFPHPDPLLIEAEVFTQLPASLRRPGAQSYWADKNRRGAPVDSFIEGPSFDLQGNLWFVDIPFGRIFRASPGGEVELMAEYDGQPNGLKIDAQGRIFIADFRNGIMTLDPASGKVETVLGDADTEGFKGCNDLHFGPDGALYFTDQGQTGLQDPSGRVYRWYPDSGRLDCLIDKVPSPNGLVLDTAGHTLYVAVTRANAVWRLPLAQSQRVVKAGLFLQFSGGRAGPDGLALTRDNGVVVCQTGMGLVWVHDALGIPIAVVRSPKGLGTTNCAFGGPDGRTLYITESDSGSILRAELPVAGHPMASGWGQR, encoded by the coding sequence ATGGCATTTCCCCATCCCGACCCGTTGTTGATCGAGGCCGAGGTATTCACCCAATTGCCCGCATCGTTGCGCCGCCCGGGTGCGCAATCCTACTGGGCGGACAAGAACCGCCGCGGTGCGCCGGTGGACAGCTTTATCGAGGGGCCGTCCTTCGATCTGCAGGGCAACCTGTGGTTCGTTGACATCCCCTTCGGGCGCATCTTCCGTGCTTCGCCCGGCGGCGAGGTGGAGCTGATGGCCGAATACGACGGCCAGCCCAACGGCCTGAAGATCGATGCCCAGGGGCGCATCTTCATCGCCGACTTCCGCAACGGCATCATGACCCTCGACCCGGCCAGCGGTAAGGTCGAGACCGTCCTCGGTGATGCCGATACCGAAGGCTTCAAGGGCTGCAACGATCTGCACTTCGGCCCGGACGGCGCGCTGTATTTCACCGACCAGGGACAGACCGGCCTGCAGGATCCCAGTGGCCGTGTCTATCGCTGGTACCCGGACAGCGGCCGCCTGGATTGCCTGATCGACAAGGTGCCGAGCCCCAACGGCCTGGTGCTGGATACGGCCGGCCATACCCTGTACGTCGCGGTGACCCGCGCCAATGCGGTCTGGCGGTTGCCGCTCGCGCAGAGCCAGCGGGTGGTCAAGGCCGGGCTGTTCCTGCAATTTTCCGGCGGGCGTGCAGGCCCCGACGGCCTGGCGTTGACCCGTGACAACGGCGTGGTGGTCTGTCAGACCGGCATGGGTCTGGTGTGGGTGCATGATGCTCTCGGTATTCCGATTGCCGTGGTGCGCTCGCCCAAGGGGCTGGGCACCACCAACTGCGCCTTCGGCGGGCCGGACGGACGCACGTTGTATATCACCGAGTCCGATTCCGGTTCGATTCTGCGCGCCGAGCTGCCGGTGGCGGGGCATCCGATGGCCTCGGGCTGGGGCCAGCGCTAG